A window of Hordeum vulgare subsp. vulgare chromosome 5H, MorexV3_pseudomolecules_assembly, whole genome shotgun sequence genomic DNA:
TGTAATAATAAAAGTTCAGGATGTTACTGATGTTCAAACCCAAGAATGCTTGGGTGTGCTTTTATCTAGCTGTTGGTCGTTTTCAGCCCAGCTTCCCAGACATTTCCTCGTGTTGTGCGTGGTCTAGGTGTCTTTCAGTTCTGTTAGCTGGTGGAGTTCGTTTGAGTTGTAGTTTGGATATTATCTGCTTCATTTTAATAAAATGAAACAGGGGTAACTCCTtacttaaaaaaatatattttctcttccttcGCCGAAAAACATGATATTATATATAGGAAGATAAAAACCGAAGAGATTGCTCGATAAAAACGAGTGATACTATCCGTTCGTCATTCGAAACGTCGTGTTGAGCAGCGGAGCCGTACGCTTTAGGTGGCAGAGGCTTGCACGCATGAACTACCACAGATGCAAACAAAGTTGCAGATCCCAGCCATGACGCAAACTAATCAAACCGAAACGAAATTTACCTTCCACCTGAACGTGTCATCCGTCCATCCATCCACCGTTCCACTTAACCAAGCGATCCTGAATCGGCCAGCTCGAGTCGATCACTCGTGAGAAAGTTCCCGGCCCAGTTTACCCAGACCGGCACGCCAACCCCGACAGCTACCGTTAccaacacacaaacacacacacacacactttcagTTCAACAGTTGCCAAACTCGCAACGCGACTCCAGAGCAGAGCCGTCCGGACACCTCCCGATCGTGACACCGACTGAAATTTCGGGTTCAATTACACACACGTTTATCCCACTACGTACACAAACCAGGTCCACTTTCCAACTTGCAAGTGCGAACATCGTACTGTACAGATGAACAGTGGGATCTTGTTGCAGCATCGATCTTAAAATGTACACCCCGAATGAGTCCCTTTCTTTGCCCGTACAACAACGACGACTGATAATGCATTCAATTTTTATTTACAAAGCCTGGGTttggctagctagctagctagattaCCACAAACCATGGCGTTACATTTATACCTGACTAACCTGAGAATGCACTACGGCTGAGCTAATTGATTACCAAGCTACGTACCAATTAAAGAATAGCGcggcgcatgcatgcatgcatgcgatgGCGGTCTCTTGCCGCCACCGCATGGGCTGCGTCGCGTTGCGTTGCATCCGTCTACGTATGTACCTTCGCGAGCTGAACGATTCGACCGGCCGGCTAATCTGTGTCCGGCTTCACTGCGGCGGCGCCTGGCCGGCGTCGGCGGCCATCTCGTGCTCGTGCGGCCAGGGGATGAGGCACTCCGGCGGGAAGCAGCAGTCGCACTGCCCGGGGCACCGTCGCGGCCACTGGCCCGCGCGCGTCGCCTGCTCGTCCGCGGCCGTGTTCACCGCCGTGGCCGCCATGGCTGCGTCGGCGGCTGGGGAGTCGACGGCGGCTTCGTCATCGTATGGCGCGGCGGCGTCGCTGAGCGGGCCCCAGCACTCGACGCGGTTGAAGTTGGGGTTGTTCGAGTGGAAGTAGACCCACACCGTGGCCTCCTCCAGCTCCGGGTGCTGGCTGAACAGGCTGCCGTCGCCGTGCACGAACGCCTTCAGAACCTGTGCCAGTTACAAACCATACTTCAGCATCTACTGACAGCACAAAAAACCTTGATTTGTTTGATTCTGAGGGTAACGATGGAACTTGTACAGGTATCTAACGGAACTTTTTAATTTGGAATTTGAGTTTACGCCATCTACCAACGACTATTATTGGTGCAGAGAGTAACACATTTGCAACCCTTAATTACTACAGTACAAAGCAAAAGATCACCTACTAGTTGTTTTTCAAGAAGAAAAAAAGATCACATAGTTGAAGGCCCCAGCTAGCACATGTTGTAACTGTACGAGAGGTTAGAACAGGGAACCAAATAATGGTGACACGGACATAAAGGCGGTGTTTGTTCATCACGCTGTGGAGAATGAAGAAATTGGCCACCGAACTCGTGGTCCAAAACTCTCTCAAACTAAAGGAAATTCGTGGTCCAAGTCTTAGGCAAATAAGTACTACgtggaacaatttatgtggatgtGCGGGTGCACACGTAGTGGCAGCGTAGCGATGGCCGGACGTGCTCTGGGACGTACCACGGGGAGCTCCTTGCGGAAGATGTAGTAGCGGAGCGGCGCGATGAGGTCGAGCAGGAAGTGGCCGCCGGAGATGTGGCAGTGGACGTGCAGCGACATGGCGCCCTGCACCTTCTTCCACTCGGCTACCACCTCGTCCCGCTGCAGGCGGTTGTACCAGCCCTGCAGCTGCGCGGCGTGGATGGTGTGCGACACGGCCAGCGTCAGCCGCGCCGTCACGTCGCTGTGGGTGAGCGTGTAGGTCCGGGGCAGCTTCCCCGGGTGCTTCTCCTCGTCCACCCCCACGAACAGCACCTTGAGCTTGGACGCCTCGAAGATGGCCGGACCAAACAGCCGCGCCCTCTGCAAAAACACAGAGCGTCCAGTTCGTCAGCCGGTCGAGTAACCAGCAGCAGCAGACCGTGCACCTACGTTTGTACATAAGATGGTGGCAGGGTTGATTCTTCTTACCGGCACGACGTTTCGCCTCCGGCGGCCGAGCACGAGCACCCGCCCGGGGCGCGCGCGCCGCTGCAGCTGCAGCTGCTTGAGGTGCGAGATGGGGAGCAGGGACATGGTGGAGGCGCCAGCGGCAGCGGCGATGGCCATGTCTGCTAGGCTAGCTAGCTCCCCTGCTAACACTCGGGCTCTTGTGCTCTGTCTTTGCTTTCACCTCGGAAGCAACCAGAAGTGGGAGCTGAACCAGGTTCCAAGAAAGGAAGCCTATGAAGCAGGATCTGGAGCCGGGGTCGCCGGCTAGTTAACCAACCGGCGGGGAGCGAGCAAGGGGGCACGGTGTAGCTTGCACGCCTCGCTCAACCGGGAGAAGAAATCGAGCGGCGACCAGATTCTCCGGAGCTAGCGGCGGATCGTCTGGGGTCGCGTGTGCGTGCGGCACAGGCAGTGGGGAGGGAGCTCAATAGGATTCGTCGTTTGTTCCTCAAGTGGCACTGCCGGTTGGCTCGTCGGTCAGCTCGGGTTAGGGAGTTATAGGGGGGGTGGGTTAGGGAGGGTGGTGGTGGATGTGGAGGGGTCGGGAAACGTCGCGGTTGTGTACGGGGCGAGCAAAGCTCCGTCGcggacgagggagagggagagggagaggggagcggGGAAAGAGTACGCGGTCAAGCCATCAGTGGCGTGCCGGGGACTGCGACTGGGGGAAGGTCCGTTGATTTGGGATTGGCGCGTAGGTGGGAGAAGGAGCGAGGAACGCTTGGTTGTTCCCTTGTGCCGGCAGGTGGCGTCTCTCCATTGGTGAGAGGGaggcttttttttcttcttcaacGAGGCGAGTGTATTAATATCCGGATTGCTAAAACACAGCTAGTTGAGATTTAGTTTGGTATCACTCACGAGCACAGCCGTTTGATTAATGTGCTAAGATTTGTGCTTGTATAGTGCTTTTCTATCTCACGATGAGGAAGAATTCCTGTTGTGGGTTCTTTGTTTGTTGGACTTGTTTCGTGTTTGTTTTCAATGCTTCGCATGTTCCTTTTTTTTCCATGGTTAGTGGGGTGCATGGGATAGATAATTGCAAGAGGTGATCCTTTTTTCTTTGTGCCTttgttattttcatttttttctattttttctattaTCCTTTTAgttcttttttttttaatttattttcactgttttctgtttttgttctTTTGACAGGAGAGTATATGTAGACACTCTTCTAACTGATTTCTAATAAGATGAAATTTGGTtaatttttaatatttttatcATTTTATTTTTGTGTTCCTATTTATTTATTTCTCTCATTTGTATTTTCATTTGtgttttcatttattcatattattatccatatGCTTGCGCGCGTGAGAACATGCTCGCACGGCCACGTTGGGCATGTACATGAAACTTATTACTaacattatatatatttttttagtgatttattttttatattaatgacattaatatttaaagtcgggtcgcaactgcaagatCTAAAATGTGGCCGCAACTGCAAATATttaaagtcgggtcgcaactgcaagtattcaaagtcgggtGACAACTGCATGTATTTGAAGTCGGgccgcaactgcaagtattcaaagttGGGTCGCAATTTCAGGTATTCAAAGTCTAATCACAACTGCAAATACTCAAAGTCaggtcgcaattgcaagtatttGAAGTCGGgccgcaactgcaagtattcaaagtcgggtcgcaactgcaaatattcaaagtcaagtcgcaattgcaagtattcatagTCGGTGTGCAACTGCGATTATTTATAGTCGGTGCGCAATTGCAAGTATTTATAGTCGGTGCGCAATTCCAAATATTTATagtccattttttatttttcatctttTTATGTCGCCCTACAAGTTGTATGTGCGCAAGTTGCACGTGATACACCCATACACAATTGTAATGGACACTCACACAATTGGTGTAGACCCTGTTTATTTTTTTCTACTAGTCACAATTTGTACATGCCATAGGCAAATGTACTTCATTctcattttatttgttttaatttatcttttttctcatTCTCTCTGTCCAATAACACAAATACACAGCCATCTTTGTTAATGAAATAtaaatacaaaaaaaaaaaaagaatggCATCTAATATTTCAGCCTGACACTAAATCACGTACCAAGCCTAACACCTACATAGTTAAAGGCCTATTTAGTCACAAATATTAAAGtatacaaaaaaagaaaaaaaaacgaacACATGGCAGTACCCACACAGCAGTCCTATATCAGCCCAAGTTGCCACAACAACCCACGATgcataaagaaaaaaaaagcgaCACACCAAAACCTGGTCGCAACTATACCAACCTCCAAACGTACCCTGACGTCAGCTGACTGAGACCAAATTAAATTTCAGTCAGCTGAGGTCCAGGCGCTCCCTATTAATATCGCGGGATACCAATTGTATCAGTCTTTGCAACACCCCCAATATGGCAAAGACATTATGAATGCATTGCGGGCAAaaaaaaaaactatgaatgcacatCCAAAAGacaaacaaaaaagaagaaaagaagaaagatctCGCTGCAGTGATCAATTCTTTGTAACGACAACACGAACCACCACTAGACAACATCCAAAATTTAAATTCTCCAAAAGGACGCCTTAAAAAAGAAAACAATGCACAAGCACCATCATCACCCAATAATAGATTTTAGGTTTTCATGTCGGCGAAGATTCACGCTTTTAAAATAATGTCTTCAACAAGGTCAGTGTCACACACAACCAATTAAGGCCAGGCCTTGCATTTTTGCCCTAAAAGCTAAGACTCTGCACTACCTCTGTGTTGCTGGGCCCACTTGTCGATGACGATGCTACAAAGACTCGATCCGTCAGTGCAAGGCCCTAGACCTCAACTACCATGACGTTTTGCGTCATTGTCTTTACCATGGAAATCGAAACACCGATGTGTCCCATAATTTCAACAGATACGGAAGCTTCGCGTCACACACTCAGAGCGGAATAGGGGCGCACACGACTGGATCCCATCTGAACCAGCAATCCGCATACGTCAAGCAACCAACAAAGATCTCCAGCGGAGCATTACGAAACTCGTCAACGGCTAGATCCATGAGGGACGACAACCGGCAGAACACCATCTTAGAACAAAAAGAAGCCAAGGACCGCACCACCCGTTGGTTCCCTACAGCAAGCCGAAAACCTCAGTGGGCACCGTTGCCACCACCCGGACCATGCGGAGATGAGTAGCTGATCCGCACCGAGCCCCCAATCCAGTCGTCGTGCCGCCCTCGCTGCCACAGCAACAATCGAGGTCGCCGAAGAAATCAGGGGCCGTCACCCCGACGCCCATCTCCGTCGAATGAACCACGCCATCGAGGGCCACCATGAAACTCCGATCACAACACGAGAaccgatcccccccccccccgccaccaTCAGTCGCACGGGGAGGATGAGGATCCGCCGCTGCCGTCAGCCTCACAACTTTTGATTGGATGCAGCCTTCGGCCGTGGCGAGGGGAGCAAGACCGGAGATGGGAGAGGTGGAGGTTGCGATAGGCTTCCGCTCGAGTCACTCTCTGAGAGGAAGGCTTGACCATGGTTTAATATTAGCTTTGCATACACATGCCATGGCCCAGGTGACTGTCGATCCCACTTATCATCTGCATGTACTCTCATATTGTTGTAGTGTATACTTCTCTTATGTGGTAGTCGAAATAGAATAATCTACAAGCATAGAGACAATGACACTAGATGCCTCATCAAATTCATTACCGGGGTGCAGAGAACCTAGCAATCCTTACCAGTTTATACGCTACGGAATTCTCTTCTCTACGACAGTGCTCGTAGTAGATTTGTGAAAAATCAGGAGCCATATGGTAACAAGAGCTTTGCTACATCTACGGAAGGTATTGACGTGAACTTACGTTCCTTTCTCCCTCAACCAATCATCGTCCCCCTGATTTTCATGGATTGGTCTGTGTTTTTTACCTCTGCCAACCAAATTATGCCAGATCTATTCGCACGTAAATTTACATTAATAGTTTACGAAAAGCTCTGGTAACAATTGTCGAAAATTGCAGCAGTGAATATCGAGAAATACCACCATATTGCATTGCGGAGATGTGATTGCGGAGATCACATCACAATTATCAAAATTGATGTTTAATCTAGAGCATCTGAATGACTGATCAAGATTAAGATCAAAACGTATGTTTCTTCTGTCAGAGCTCGGATAATAGTTCCTACGTATGCATGCTTTGGGCGTCGATTGCGTGCATGCAATTTGAGCGCTGTATTTGAGTTGTTGGAGCAACAATGCCGAGTGCTGACAAGCTTATTGCCAAGATATTTTCAGTGGGTTGTCCTTCCACACGCGACTGCAGTGGTGCATAGAGTGAGGATGCTTTACGGTACAGTTGCGTAATGAGAAGTTGGGCGTATCGTATATACGGTGCTTTGACCGGATACGTGCACTGCACCAAGAAATGCGGTGGAACCTCTCCTTGTCTGACCTAAGGCGGAACGATCATCACACTAACCCCTTTGCCGTATATATCCTCGTAAGTCCGATGTACGAAATGCAAATGAAAGACATGTGCTTAATTACCTGTTGACAGCTCAATTGTCATCTGTCTGCTTGGACCGGGCGATGCAAAAGACAGTGAGATATAGGCTCTGTTTGTTTTACTGGGACTAGACTAAAAAATGTCTTTTTTAGTCCCTATGTAATCAAACGGAAGGAGTTTTTTTTTAAGGGACTAGAAAAAGACTCTACTGGAAGAacttttttctttagtccctAGGACTAGAAAAAGTCTAGTCCCTTGAGAAACAAACACCCCCATACACTTCTATTCATCTCCTCTACCGAAATCTCAGTCAAGAGGGCACGGAGCCAAGGTTTCTAATTTCGGGCCTCACTGAAACATGTGAAAAATCGGAAATTTCGCATATTCCGGGTTTTTTTCGGATATTGTGATTTCAAATTTCACTTAGTTTCAGTGAATACTGACATTATTTAAATTTACTTTGAAATCAGTTTGAAAATGACTTGAAATTCCTGTATAAAAAACATTTTGAACCCAtaaaatttttgtgaagtttCAGAAAATTTGTTGAAATATTTAACCCTCCACAGAGCCCCTACAAATTTATATATAGATATATGTACAAAACTAGTGTGAAGCAGGCATGTGCGATGCCGTGGGTATTACTACATGTTTTCCGTGAGATTATTGTGGATGCTTATATATAAAATTTACATTTTTAAAACATAGCATTGCAAAGTTCAAATATTGCTTAAGTGTATAAACAAATTGAAATGTTAAATTTTGTGCTGGTCGCATAATTTGAGAAGTTACAAACTAGATATGTCTTTCCACGAAGAGATGTCATTTCACCAATATGTACCTCTTTCCAAAAAAAGGATATCTTATTGTGAGCAATTAATAATAAAAAAtagtgatgcaaaatggatgtatcatacTCATAAACCAACAATTTGTCATGCATTCATAAGCATTAACAGAAAAATTAGAGCATTAcactaagcaagatgacatatttCTGTTAATAACATTTCCCTCACTTCGAGCTCATCACCAATACAACAAGTCAACTATTTTTACATCCTTGTTGGCACAAATATAATTATAAAGATTTTTTTTACTATCATCAAAACATTTCACTTATATAGATTTCAGTTGATAGTGCAAAGCTAGCAAAAAAGGAGAGCGATGTTTCTGTTCCCGGGCTAAAATGAACCCgggcaaaaataaaaaatcacctaaaatagaaaaagaaatgcTAGAACGAAGCTCGTGTGTGATGCTCGTGCAAAATTTGGTAGAGTTTGGACACTCGAGGAGCATGCGAtaaaaaagacaaaatttggCTCTGTGTTTAAGGTTACTATTTAGATCAATTTTCCCTTTTTTGTCACGAGCTCCTCGGATGTTCAAACATGATGAAATTTTGCCGGGACATCACACACTCGAACATCTTccaaccaaaataaataaatataaatcAGATATTTACAAAATTTTCTaggttttatttttgaatttacctTACCTCAGAAGCAAATGAGCTCGTGTCTAGAGATGGATTTTGGCAAACAAAAGGGCATTTGTTAGACCTAAATTATTTGCATTGCCTAGTTGTATTGAAGAAATTGCAGAAACAACCAACTGTTGGGGTCAGTTTGTACATAAAACTACTCTGTGAGTTATTGGACAAAACTCCATCTATTAGTGTAATATGTTAGCTATCTCTAACTCCTTTTTCTGTCTTAGATGACATGCACCATGATGGGTGGGTCCCGTTTGTAAGAGCACATGTAAGAAATAAACACCATCCACATCAAACCAGACAGCTAAAAGTGACAATgagatgatttttttccaaaccagTACGGAGTACATGTATGATTTCCTAGTttggtttctttttttgttttgaaaTCATGTCTTTTGAGCCAAAAAATTGGATGAGCTATTAAAACTATCAATATCGCCAAACATACATGTGGTCCAAATGAGTTGGAATTTTCTCACATTTGTATTggacacgcacgcacgcacgtgcACGCACATGCACACGGATATATATGATTTATTATAAAGTGTTTTGTACTACTTCTTTTTGGAAAACGTTGAATTTTATCCAAGACATTTAAACAATCCAACTAAAAATGGCAATACCTCTCAAACGTACTGTCCAAATGAGCTCATTTTTTACATCAATACTTACGTACATGGCCGGATTTTTTTTATGCATTTTTGAAACTTGAGTTTTTGAACTGGCCGATTGATGTGGATGTTGTTTTTACCACGTGTgcacttagagcatctacagctggaCCCTTTAAATCCGTCTCAAACGTCTTGGCAACCCGCCCGGTTACTGACCGGTCATAAAAAATCGATCCAACCGGATCCCTCATCCTCATCTTAAATTTTTTGACTGACCGACACCCCTTATATCCAACTCAAATATTTGGACGATATGAGGGCTCACGTATGCGTTCGGACACGACCGGTCAGTTCGCCACGTAGGATGCGACCCCTTCCCGAACCACCTTTTAtgtttctttatttattcttttctttctctctatctttttctccaccaatcacgtgcaagtgaacGAACATATTATATGAGGAAAAATATAGAAAATATGACTGCACAGATGAAAAAATAGGGTCTCGAAACGGAGACGATCGGGCGCGTTACGTTTCAGGGGCTAGATTTGCAAGTGCCGGCTGTATATGCTCTTAGAAGCGAAAACAACAAACAAAAATGAAGTTTTATTTACAGGGAGAAAGCATTTTATTTCATTTAATCAACAATGAGAGTATAATCATTTGACATGACAATGGTAATctccttgtgtgtgtgtgtgggggggggggcattTTGCTAACCAACAAACCTTACTCTGTTGATAACGACCCATCGTTGCCATAACATGTGCAGCCTCTTATTCTGAGATCTATCTATTttaaaataaattcaaataataaaataaatacataaataaTGCATCCATCGTTGTCATATCATGTGCAGCCTCTTATTCTGAAGTTttaaaataaattcagaaataatACAAGTAACATGATTTAAACTTTGATAGACTGAAGATACCATTATCCCTTAAACCATTCAATTATAGGTTGGTTTGCACACGTGGACGTACATGCGACGTGCACGCCCTGACGCTTCCCAGCAACGACGACGTGCATTGCATATTTGCATGAGTAGTGGAGTACCTGCACCACCCAGCTCTCCATCAGACGACGCGTTACGATACGACGACGACTTACGAACGTGTGGTGTGTTCGCACGTACTAGTAGCTCCCATGGGCCATGAGCCATGGGCTCCTTCGTCGCGGCCCTGCGGTCCCGACCACGTGTTCCGCGCGCCGGCACCTAGCTCGTGACCGGGCCGCGGCCGGCCGTAATACGGAATGTCCCGGTACGAATTCGGATGGTAACTCGGACTAGCACGTGCATGCATATATGGTCGGCGATCAGTCTGGCGTGGCAGAGATAGAGACATAGAGTGTCCCTCATCCAACAGTGGCATCGATCGTACGTCTCCGGTTGCAGATCCAGATTtcaggatcatgatcatgatcgtcGCGGGTCCGTGCGACGCGTGCAGCTTAGCTGGAAGAAATCGCGAGAGTTGGACCTGGCACGTGTACCACGAGATGCATTCGGTGCTCGCGCGTGGGTGGGCCTCGAGCGTAACGTGACAATGACCGTGTCGGCGAACGTATTGTACGATAGGTCGGAGGG
This region includes:
- the LOC123400066 gene encoding protein STAY-GREEN, chloroplastic-like — encoded protein: MAIAAAAGASTMSLLPISHLKQLQLQRRARPGRVLVLGRRRRNVVPRARLFGPAIFEASKLKVLFVGVDEEKHPGKLPRTYTLTHSDVTARLTLAVSHTIHAAQLQGWYNRLQRDEVVAEWKKVQGAMSLHVHCHISGGHFLLDLIAPLRYYIFRKELPVVLKAFVHGDGSLFSQHPELEEATVWVYFHSNNPNFNRVECWGPLSDAAAPYDDEAAVDSPAADAAMAATAVNTAADEQATRAGQWPRRCPGQCDCCFPPECLIPWPHEHEMAADAGQAPPQ